A window of Aliarcobacter trophiarum LMG 25534 contains these coding sequences:
- a CDS encoding addiction module protein, which produces MLALNQKQLLDEVELLPIDIKTKIVDKILSSLNPTDKTITDLWIKEAKERKNQIELNQTELINGDEVFRKIAKKFDK; this is translated from the coding sequence ATGTTGGCATTAAATCAAAAACAACTATTAGATGAAGTAGAACTTTTACCAATAGATATAAAAACAAAAATTGTTGATAAGATATTATCTAGCTTAAATCCAACAGATAAAACAATAACTGATTTATGGATAAAAGAGGCAAAAGAACGAAAAAATCAAATTGAATTAAATCAAACAGAGCTTATAAATGGAGATGAAGTTTTTAGAAAAATTGCTAAAAAGTTTGATAAATGA